A window of Aquitalea denitrificans contains these coding sequences:
- a CDS encoding sigma-54 interaction domain-containing protein, whose product MPLITLPNRQSLTTSIRATAQVFEDPQSTALLARIQLIAPSDANVLIIGETGTGKELIARHVHALSQRANQPFVAVNCGAFSESLVESELFGHEKGAFTGAFAAKPGWFEAANGGTVFLDEIGDLPLNIQVKLLRILQEREVVRLGSRKPIPINVRVIAATNVRLEEAVAAGHFREDLFYRLRVAHLALPALRDRPGDILPLARHFVDEYRQRLGYGDVALHADAERKLLQHPWPGNIRELENVIHHALLICKHNVVRGEDLQLSSLQLNRRNERHSTPSNPAHNSHDADQGHQQLQQALQALFETNGSNLYEDIESTIIRAAYNYCHRNQVQAARLLGISRNIIRARLIRLGEISALR is encoded by the coding sequence ATGCCCCTGATCACCCTGCCTAACCGGCAAAGCCTCACCACCTCCATCCGCGCCACGGCACAGGTGTTCGAGGACCCGCAGTCCACCGCCCTGCTGGCCCGGATACAGCTGATTGCCCCCAGCGACGCCAATGTGCTGATCATCGGCGAAACCGGCACCGGCAAGGAACTGATTGCCCGTCATGTGCACGCGCTGAGCCAACGGGCCAACCAGCCCTTTGTGGCCGTCAATTGCGGCGCGTTTTCCGAATCGCTGGTGGAAAGCGAACTGTTCGGCCATGAAAAAGGTGCGTTCACCGGTGCCTTTGCCGCCAAGCCCGGCTGGTTCGAAGCGGCCAATGGCGGCACGGTGTTTCTGGATGAAATCGGCGACTTGCCGCTGAACATCCAGGTGAAGCTGCTGCGCATCCTGCAGGAACGCGAGGTGGTGCGGCTGGGCTCGCGCAAACCCATTCCCATCAATGTGCGGGTGATTGCCGCCACCAATGTGCGGCTGGAAGAAGCCGTGGCCGCCGGCCATTTCCGCGAGGACCTGTTCTATCGCCTGCGGGTGGCCCATCTGGCCCTGCCTGCCCTGCGCGACCGCCCCGGTGACATCCTGCCGCTGGCCCGCCATTTTGTCGACGAATACCGCCAGCGCCTGGGCTATGGCGATGTCGCCCTGCATGCCGATGCCGAGCGCAAACTGCTGCAACACCCGTGGCCGGGCAATATCCGCGAACTGGAAAACGTCATCCACCATGCCTTGCTGATCTGCAAGCACAATGTGGTACGCGGCGAAGACTTGCAGCTGTCATCTTTGCAACTGAACCGCCGCAACGAGCGCCACAGCACACCGTCAAACCCGGCCCACAACAGCCACGACGCAGACCAGGGCCACCAGCAATTGCAGCAGGCCTTGCAGGCCCTGTTTGAAACCAATGGCAGCAATCTGTACGAAGACATCGAAAGCACCATCATCCGCGCCGCCTATAACTATTGCCACCGCAACCAGGTGCAGGCCGCCCGCTTGCTGGGCATCAGCCGCAACATCATCCGCGCGCGGCTGATCCGCCTGGGGGAAATCAGCGCGCTGCGCTGA
- the ribB gene encoding 3,4-dihydroxy-2-butanone-4-phosphate synthase, producing the protein MTQNLPAVEDDFDSVEQAIAAIAAGGFAVVVDDTDRENEGDLIIAAEKITAQQMAFLVRYSSGVVCVALTGERLDQLQLPLMVSSNNESQRTAFTVTVDYLHGTTTGISAADRAATLRALADSRIPASDFARPGHIFPLRYAPGGVLARPGHTEAALDLSRLAGLAPAGVLCEIVNDDGSMARRPELLRFARQHGLPIITIAGLIAYRERTEMAALASAAAVGVPV; encoded by the coding sequence ATGACCCAGAACCTGCCAGCAGTTGAAGACGATTTTGACAGTGTGGAACAAGCCATTGCCGCCATTGCCGCCGGTGGCTTTGCCGTGGTGGTGGACGATACCGACCGTGAAAACGAAGGCGACCTGATCATCGCCGCCGAAAAAATCACCGCGCAGCAGATGGCCTTTCTGGTGCGCTACAGCAGCGGCGTGGTGTGCGTGGCACTGACCGGCGAGCGGCTGGACCAACTGCAACTGCCGCTGATGGTGAGCAGCAATAATGAATCGCAGCGCACCGCCTTCACCGTGACCGTGGACTACCTGCACGGCACCACTACCGGCATCAGCGCCGCCGACCGCGCCGCCACGCTGCGGGCGCTGGCGGACAGCCGCATTCCGGCCAGCGACTTTGCCCGGCCGGGGCATATCTTCCCCTTGCGCTATGCGCCGGGCGGGGTGCTGGCGCGCCCCGGACACACCGAGGCGGCACTGGACCTGTCCCGCCTGGCCGGGCTGGCTCCGGCCGGGGTGCTGTGCGAAATCGTCAACGACGATGGCAGCATGGCGCGCCGCCCGGAGCTGCTGCGTTTTGCCCGCCAGCACGGGCTGCCCATCATCACCATTGCCGGCCTGATTGCCTATCGCGAACGAACCGAAATGGCGGCGCTGGCCTCCGCTGCTGCTGTGGGAGTGCCTGTCTGA
- a CDS encoding SDR family oxidoreductase codes for MQDKTLQGQTVVVVGGSSGLGLAAAQAAVQAGAQVVIGGRQPERLQQALALLGKSATGWPVDVLDAASIEQFFARLPQLDHLLVTAAVLSPGRLAESAMADLQRNLDSRFWGSVHCLRAALPRMAELGSITLTSGMVVQRPQPGKAMAAVAAAAVETLAHSLVRELAPRRINVISPGPMETPLLAAALGDDAARLQALAAGLPLGRLGQAAEFAEAALFLMHNRSMNGEVLHLHGGAAWT; via the coding sequence ATGCAGGACAAAACATTGCAGGGACAAACCGTGGTGGTGGTGGGTGGCAGTTCCGGGCTGGGGCTGGCTGCCGCACAGGCTGCTGTGCAAGCCGGGGCACAGGTGGTGATAGGCGGACGTCAGCCCGAGCGCTTGCAGCAGGCGCTGGCACTGCTGGGAAAATCTGCCACCGGCTGGCCGGTGGATGTACTGGATGCGGCATCCATTGAACAGTTCTTTGCCCGCTTGCCGCAGCTGGACCACCTGTTGGTGACAGCTGCCGTGCTGAGTCCGGGGCGGTTGGCGGAGTCCGCTATGGCTGATTTGCAGCGCAATCTGGACAGCCGCTTCTGGGGCAGTGTGCATTGCTTGCGTGCGGCCTTGCCGCGCATGGCAGAGCTGGGGTCCATCACCCTGACTTCCGGCATGGTGGTGCAGCGTCCGCAGCCGGGCAAGGCGATGGCGGCGGTGGCCGCCGCCGCGGTGGAAACCCTGGCGCACAGTCTGGTACGCGAACTGGCCCCGCGCCGCATCAATGTCATCAGCCCGGGCCCCATGGAAACCCCCTTGCTTGCCGCCGCGCTGGGAGATGATGCAGCACGGCTGCAGGCACTGGCGGCCGGCTTGCCGCTGGGGCGGCTGGGGCAGGCAGCCGAATTTGCCGAAGCGGCGCTGTTCCTGATGCACAACCGCAGCATGAACGGTGAAGTGCTGCACCTGCATGGTGGTGCAGCCTGGACCTGA
- a CDS encoding acyl-CoA dehydrogenase family protein, whose amino-acid sequence MASSSIAPDSPLAIARELASRFARTAVARDQQGGTPKAERDALRDSGLLGLIIPREFGGLGESWSTTLHIVRELARVDSSVAHVFAFQHLLLATAQLFGRPDQWQPWFEQTVRERWFWGNALNPLDTRTLATPDGDGYRFHGDKSFCSGATDSDMLLASALRAGQGSLLIAVIPTRRAGVHIHQDWDNIGQRQTDSGSARFEQVWVGADELLLQPGPLSTPRACLRPLIAQLILTNIYLGIAEGAVAEARRYTLEQRRLWPASLAESANKDPYTLLHYGEFQAALEGARLLADHAGQQLDAAWQQGDALDEAGRGQLALQIAAAKVHASRSGLDLTSRIFDVTGARATSAALRLDRFWRNLRVHSLHDPLDYKLQELGDWTLNGQYPTPSFYS is encoded by the coding sequence ATGGCTAGTTCATCCATTGCGCCCGACAGCCCGCTGGCCATTGCCCGCGAACTGGCCAGCCGTTTTGCCCGCACCGCCGTGGCGCGTGACCAGCAAGGTGGCACGCCCAAGGCCGAACGTGATGCGCTGCGCGACAGCGGGCTGCTTGGCCTGATCATTCCGCGCGAATTTGGCGGTCTGGGCGAGAGCTGGAGCACCACCTTGCACATCGTGCGCGAACTGGCGCGGGTGGATAGCTCGGTTGCCCATGTGTTTGCCTTCCAGCACTTGTTGCTGGCCACCGCCCAGCTGTTCGGTCGGCCCGACCAATGGCAGCCCTGGTTCGAGCAGACCGTGCGCGAGCGCTGGTTCTGGGGTAATGCGCTCAATCCGCTGGATACCCGCACGCTGGCCACGCCGGATGGCGACGGTTACCGCTTTCATGGTGACAAGAGCTTCTGCTCCGGCGCCACCGATTCGGACATGCTGCTGGCCTCGGCCTTGCGCGCCGGGCAGGGTAGTTTGCTGATTGCCGTGATTCCCACCCGCCGGGCTGGCGTCCACATTCATCAGGACTGGGACAATATCGGCCAGCGCCAGACCGATAGCGGCTCCGCCCGTTTCGAGCAGGTGTGGGTGGGGGCGGACGAGCTGCTGCTGCAACCCGGCCCGCTATCCACACCACGCGCCTGCCTGCGTCCGCTGATTGCCCAGCTCATCCTCACCAATATCTATCTGGGCATTGCCGAAGGTGCGGTGGCCGAAGCCCGGCGCTATACGCTGGAACAGCGCCGCCTGTGGCCCGCCTCGCTGGCGGAATCGGCCAACAAGGACCCTTACACCCTGCTGCATTACGGTGAATTCCAGGCTGCACTGGAAGGTGCGCGTTTGCTGGCCGACCATGCGGGTCAGCAACTGGATGCCGCCTGGCAGCAGGGCGATGCGCTGGATGAGGCAGGCCGCGGCCAGCTGGCCTTGCAGATTGCCGCTGCCAAGGTACATGCCAGCCGCAGCGGGCTGGACCTCACCAGCCGCATTTTCGACGTGACCGGTGCACGTGCCACCAGCGCCGCCCTGCGGCTGGACCGCTTCTGGCGCAATTTGCGCGTGCACAGCCTGCACGATCCGCTGGATTACAAGCTGCAAGAGCTGGGTGACTGGACACTGAATGGCCAGTACCCGACCCCCTCGTTTTATTCCTGA
- a CDS encoding acyl-CoA dehydrogenase family protein — MNLPHHLLAPSPSASTPASALLLAQQLAAQFAATAAERDHAGGTPKAERDAIRASGLLGLSIASELGGLGANWQQTLLVVREFAKADSSVAHVFAFHHLMLATVELFGQPEQWQPWHEITTRQNWFWGNALNPLDERTVCKRFDGWHEFSGQKSFCSGALDSQMLVVSARQQHSGQLVVAAIPTGRSGISVQQDWNNIGQRQTDSGSVNFEKVRIENNEVLANPGPLTTPRSCLRPLLAQLILTNIYLGIAEGAFEEARHYTLHEARPWRAAQVDHTHEDPYILGHYGEFWVGLESVRALTDRAGNSMVAALARGEPLTQDERGEVAMHIAAAKVAATRMGLNLACQMFEVTGARATHAGLRLDRHWRNLRTHTLHDPVDYKLKELGEWALIRNYPTPTFYS; from the coding sequence TTGAACCTGCCTCACCACCTGCTGGCCCCCTCGCCCAGCGCCAGCACACCCGCCTCGGCCCTGCTGCTGGCGCAGCAACTGGCTGCCCAGTTTGCGGCTACCGCAGCAGAGCGCGACCACGCCGGCGGCACGCCCAAAGCAGAACGCGACGCCATCCGCGCCAGCGGGCTGCTGGGCCTGTCCATTGCCAGCGAGCTGGGCGGCCTGGGTGCCAACTGGCAACAAACCCTGCTGGTGGTGCGCGAATTTGCCAAGGCCGACAGTTCGGTGGCGCATGTGTTTGCCTTTCACCACCTGATGCTGGCCACGGTGGAGCTGTTCGGCCAGCCGGAACAATGGCAACCCTGGCATGAAATCACCACCCGGCAAAACTGGTTCTGGGGCAATGCCCTCAACCCGCTGGACGAGCGCACGGTATGCAAGCGCTTTGACGGCTGGCACGAGTTTTCCGGGCAAAAAAGCTTCTGCTCCGGCGCGCTGGATTCGCAAATGCTGGTGGTTTCCGCCCGACAGCAGCACAGCGGGCAATTGGTGGTGGCCGCCATTCCCACCGGCCGCAGCGGCATCAGCGTGCAGCAGGACTGGAACAATATCGGCCAGCGCCAGACCGACAGCGGCAGCGTGAATTTTGAAAAAGTGCGTATCGAAAACAATGAAGTGCTGGCCAATCCCGGCCCGCTTACCACGCCACGCTCCTGCCTGCGGCCACTGCTGGCGCAGCTGATTCTCACCAATATCTACCTGGGTATTGCCGAAGGCGCGTTCGAGGAGGCCCGGCACTACACCTTGCACGAGGCGCGCCCCTGGCGTGCGGCACAGGTGGACCACACCCACGAAGACCCATACATCCTTGGCCATTACGGCGAGTTCTGGGTGGGGCTGGAGAGCGTGCGCGCCCTCACCGACCGTGCCGGCAACAGCATGGTGGCGGCGCTGGCACGGGGTGAGCCACTGACACAAGACGAGCGTGGCGAAGTGGCCATGCACATTGCCGCGGCCAAGGTGGCCGCCACCCGGATGGGCCTGAACCTGGCCTGTCAAATGTTCGAGGTCACCGGCGCGCGCGCCACCCATGCCGGACTGCGTCTGGACCGGCACTGGCGCAATCTGCGCACCCACACCTTGCACGATCCGGTTGATTACAAATTAAAGGAGTTAGGGGAATGGGCTTTGATTCGCAACTATCCGACACCGACGTTTTATTCCTGA
- a CDS encoding acyl-CoA dehydrogenase family protein: MSQHTLPDDLSTGTDYETLAQRFRPIFAEIAQTALQRERERKLPYEPINWLKQAGFGAVRVPKQYGGAGASLPQLFQLLVELATADSNLPQALRGHFAFVEDRLNAPASPEREVWFKRFVAGEIVGNAWTEIGEVAVGDVITRVSRQGDKLLLNGRKFYSTGSIFADWIDVYAQVDGTNQDVIAAIRTSDPGVTQSDDWDGFGQRTTGSGSTVFANVTVAPENLIDFASRFKYQTAFYQLVLLAVLAGIGKAVERDVAQQVRDRKRVFSTGNANSVSQDAQIQQVVGEISALAYAAEATAIRAAHPAQRAYEARFGNDAAREREANIDAELESGKAQIVVSELVLRAATQLFNALGASSARAELLLDRHWRNARTVASHNPLIYKARIAGDWAINGTEPPYVWQIGRGKA, from the coding sequence ATGAGCCAACACACCCTGCCGGACGACCTGTCCACCGGCACCGACTACGAAACCCTGGCCCAGCGCTTTCGCCCCATCTTTGCCGAAATCGCCCAGACCGCCCTGCAACGCGAACGCGAGCGCAAGCTGCCGTACGAGCCGATCAACTGGCTGAAACAGGCCGGTTTTGGCGCGGTGCGCGTGCCCAAGCAATATGGCGGGGCCGGTGCCTCGCTGCCGCAGCTGTTCCAGTTGCTGGTGGAACTGGCCACCGCCGACTCCAACCTGCCGCAAGCGCTGCGTGGCCATTTTGCTTTTGTCGAAGACCGCCTGAATGCCCCGGCAAGCCCGGAACGCGAAGTCTGGTTCAAGCGCTTTGTGGCCGGTGAAATTGTCGGCAATGCCTGGACCGAAATCGGCGAGGTCGCCGTAGGCGACGTGATTACCCGCGTCAGCCGCCAGGGCGACAAACTGCTGCTCAATGGCCGCAAGTTCTACAGCACCGGCAGCATTTTTGCCGACTGGATCGACGTCTACGCCCAGGTAGATGGCACCAACCAGGACGTGATTGCCGCCATCCGCACCAGCGACCCCGGTGTGACGCAAAGCGACGACTGGGACGGCTTTGGCCAGCGCACCACCGGCAGTGGCAGCACCGTGTTTGCCAACGTGACGGTGGCACCGGAAAACCTGATCGACTTTGCCAGCCGCTTCAAATACCAGACCGCCTTCTACCAGCTGGTATTGCTGGCGGTGCTGGCCGGCATCGGCAAGGCAGTGGAGCGCGATGTGGCCCAGCAAGTGCGCGATCGCAAACGCGTGTTCAGCACCGGCAATGCCAATAGCGTGAGTCAGGATGCACAGATCCAGCAGGTGGTGGGTGAAATCTCCGCGCTGGCCTATGCCGCCGAAGCCACCGCCATTCGCGCCGCCCACCCGGCCCAACGCGCTTATGAAGCCCGTTTTGGCAACGACGCCGCGCGCGAACGCGAGGCCAATATCGACGCCGAGCTGGAATCGGGCAAGGCGCAGATCGTGGTATCCGAACTGGTATTGCGTGCCGCCACCCAGCTGTTCAATGCACTGGGCGCATCGTCGGCCCGCGCCGAACTGCTGCTGGACCGCCACTGGCGCAATGCCCGCACCGTGGCATCGCACAATCCGCTGATCTACAAGGCGCGCATTGCCGGTGACTGGGCCATCAACGGCACCGAACCGCCTTATGTCTGGCAGATTGGCCGCGGCAAGGCCTGA